In Gopherus flavomarginatus isolate rGopFla2 chromosome 5, rGopFla2.mat.asm, whole genome shotgun sequence, one DNA window encodes the following:
- the KLHDC8A gene encoding kelch domain-containing protein 8A: protein MEVPSTKNFHWKTLAPLPSGRVYCSLVEAGGQVFAIGGCDDNGIPMNCFEVYSPEANQWNSLPPMPTARAGVAVATLGKRIMVIGGVGMNQTPLKIVEMYNIDDGKWKKRNSLREASMGISVTVKDYRVYAAGGMGLDLRPHNYLQHYDMLKDIWVSLATMPTPRYAATSFLRGTKIYVLGGRQSKYAINAFEVFDTETRSWTKFPSIPSKRAFSSFVPTENNLFSLGGLRQGRLYRQPKFMKTVDVFDIEQGGWMKMDRSSFLKKRRADFVAGYLKGRVIVAGGLGNQPTVLESAEAFHPGKNKWESLPSMPTPRCTCSSIVVKNCLLAVGGVNQGLSDAVEALCVSDS from the exons ATGGAAGTGCCCAGTACCAAAAATTTCCACTGGAAAACTCTCGCACCCCTCCCCAGCGGCAGGGTCTACTGCTCGCTGGTGGAGGCAGGCGGCCAGGTCTTTGCCATTGGAGGCTGCGACGACAACGGAATCCCCATGAACTGCTTCGAGGTTTACTCCCCCGAAGCCAACCAGTGGAATTCTCTCCCTCCCATGCCCACGGCCCGGGCCGGAGTAGCTGTGGCCACTCTGGGCAAGCGGATCATGGTGATAGGAGGGGTTGGGATGAACCAGACGCCCTTGAAGATAGTGGAGATGTATAACATAGATGATGGCAAGTGGAAGAAGAGAAATTCCTTGAGGGAAGCTTCGATGGGCATCTCCGTGACGGTAAAAG ACTACAGAGTCTACGCAGCTGGCGGGATGGGACTGGACCTGCGGCCTCACAACTACTTGCAGCACTACGACATGCTCAAGGATATCTGGGTGTCGCTTGCGACCATGCCCACACCCAGGTACGCCGCCACCTCCTTCCTGCGGGGCACCAAGATCTACGTGCTCG GTGGGAGGCAGTCCAAATACGCCATCAATGCCTTCGAGGTCTTCGACACAGAGACCAGGTCGTGGACCAAGTTCCCCAGCATCCCCAGCAAAAGGGCCTTCTCCAGCTTTGTGCCCACGGAGAACAACCTCTTCAGTCTCGGGGGGCTGCGGCAGGGCAGGCTGTACCGGCAGCCCAAGTTCATGAAGACTGTGGATGTGTTTGACATTGAGCAAG GTGGCTGGATGAAGATGGATCGCTCCTCTTTCCTAAAGAAAAGGCGAGCGGACTTTGTCGCTGGTTACTTGAAAGGAAGAGTCATCGTGGCCGGGGGGCTAG GGAACCAGCCAACGGTCCTGGAGTCAGCTGAAGCCTTCCACCCAGGGAAGAACAAGTGGGAGAGCCTGCCGTCCATGCCAACCCCCCGCTGCACCTGCTCCAGCATTGTGGTGAAGAACTGCCTGCTGGCTGTTGGCGGAGTGAACCAGGGCTTGAGTGATGCAGTGGAGGCACTGTGCGTCTCTGACTCCTAG